In the Populus trichocarpa isolate Nisqually-1 chromosome 1, P.trichocarpa_v4.1, whole genome shotgun sequence genome, one interval contains:
- the LOC7495822 gene encoding protein AUXIN SIGNALING F-BOX 2, with translation MNYFPDEVLEHIFDFVTSQRDRNSVSQVCKPWYKIESTSRQKVFVGNCYAISPERVIERFPGLKSITLKGKPHFADFNLVPHDWGGFVYPWIEAFARNNMGLEELKLKRMIISDECLELISRSFANFKSLVLVSCEGFSTDGLAAIASNCRFLRELDLQENDVEDHRGHWLSFFPDTCTSLVSLNFACLKGDVNLAALERLVARSPNLRSLRLNHAVPLDILQKILMRAPHLVDLGVGSYVHDPDSETYNKLVTALQKCKSVKSLSGFLEAAPQCLSAFHLICPNLTSLNLSYAPGIHGTELIKLIRHCRKLQRLWILDCIGDEGLEVVASTCKHLQEIRVFPSDPFVGNAAVTEVGLVALSSGCRNLHSILYFCQQMTNAALITVAKNCPNFTRFRLCILDPTKPDADTNQPLDEGFGAIVHSCKGLRRLSMSGLLTDQVFLYIGMYAEQLEMLSIAFAGDTDKGMQYLLNGCKKLRKLEIRDCPFGNAALLMDVGKYETMRSLWMSSCDITLGGCKSLAKKMPRLNVEIINESDQMDITADDGQKVEKMFLYRTLAGRRKDAPEFVWTL, from the exons atgaattatttcccTGATGAAGTATTAGAGCATATTTTCGATTTTGTAACATCACAAAGAGACAGGAACTCAGTGTCTCAAGTGTGTAAACCATGGTACAAAATCGAAAGTACTAGCAGGCAAAAGGTTTTTGTAGGGAATTGTTATGCAATTAGTCCTGAGAGAGTGATTGAGAGGTTTCCAGGTTTGAAATCTATCACTTTGAAAGGAAAGCCTCATTTTGCTGATTTTAATTTGGTTCCTCATGATTGGGGAGGCTTTGTTTATCCATGGATTGAAGCTTTTGCAAGGAATAATATGGGGTTAGAGGAGCTCAAGTTGAAGAGGATGATAATATCCGATGAGTGCTTGGAGCTGATTTCAAGGTCTTTTGCCAATTTCAAGTCCTTGGTTCTTGTTAGTTGTGAAGGCTTCAGCACTGATGGCCTTGCTGCTATTGCTTCTAATTGTAG GTTTCTGAGGGAGCTGGACCTGCAAGAAAATGATGTCGAGGATCATAGAGGCCATTGGCTTAGCTTCTTTCCTGACACTTGTACATCTCTTGTATCACTTAATTTTGCATGTCTCAAAGGAGATGTCAATTTAGCAGCTCTTGAGAGACTTGTAGCTAGATCTCCTAATCTGAGGAGTTTGAGGTTAAATCATGCCGTGCCACTTGAtatacttcaaaaaatattgatgagaGCACCTCATTTAGTGGACTTGGGTGTAGGGTCTTACGTGCATGATCCAGATTCTGAGACCTATAATAAATTAGTGACTGCTCTTCAAAAGTGTAAGTCAGTCAAGAGTTTGTCAGGGTTTCTGGAGGCTGCTCCTCAATGCCTATCggcttttcatttaatttgccCGAACCTGACTTCCTTGAACCTAAGCTATGCTCCAGGAATTCATGGTACTGAGCTCATAAAGCTAATTCGTCACTGCAGGAAACTCCAGCGCTTATGG ATACTGGACTGCATTGGAGATGAAGGACTAGAAGTTGTAGCTTCCACTTGCAAACATTTGCAGGAAATAAGGGTCTTTCCTTCTGATCCATTTGTTGGGAATGCAGCTGTGACTGAAGTGGGCTTGGTTGCTCTTTCAAGTGGTTGCCGCAACCTTCACTCAATCCTATACTTCTGTCAGCAGATGACCAATGCAGCCCTCATAACTGTAGCTAAGAACTGCCCCAATTTTACCCGTTTCAGGTTGTGCATCCTTGACCCCACAAAACCGGACGCTGATACCAATCAGCCATTGGATGAAGGTTTTGGGGCTATTGTTCACTCATGCAAGGGGCTCAGGCGGTTGTCAATGTCTGGTCTGCTGACTGATCAAGTTTTCCTCTACATTGGAATGTATGCCGAGCAGCTTGAAATGCTTTCTATTGCATTTGCTGGGGACACTGACAAGGGAATGCAGTATCTATTGAATGGTTGCAAGAAACTTCGCAAGCTTGAGATAAGGGACTGCCCTTTTGGTAATGCAGCACTTTTAATGGACGTGGGAAAGTATGAAACAATGCGATCCCTTTGGATGTCATCCTGCGACATTACCCTTGGAGGCTGCAAGTCCCTTGCGAAGAAGATGCCAAGGCTCAATGTGGAGATCATAAATGAAAGTGACCAGATGGATATTACCGCTGATGATGGGCAAAAGGTAGAGAAGATGTTCTTGTATCGGACTTTGGCAGGGCGAAGGAAAGATGCACCAGAGTTCGTGTGGACTTTATAG